Within Verrucomicrobiia bacterium, the genomic segment ACCACCAGCGATTCCACCGAAGGGTGGCGCTCGCCGGCGGGGGAGGCGGATCTGGACGTGTACGCGCTCGGTGCCAACGGCAAGTATGTTTGGGCCGCGGTGCGCTCCGGCGTGTACCAGTTTGACTTTGCCAACCGGGAGTGGGAGTTTCTATCCGAACTGGACGGGCTGGCCTCCAACGAGATTTATCAGATTCAGGCGGACGGCGACCACGTCTGGTTTGCCACCTCCGACGGGGCAAGCCGCTTTTTCTGGAACGCGCCGCACTTGCGGAAATAGATGCTTTCCGAGTTCGGGTTAATTGAAAAATTCAAGCGAATTTTGAAAACGGGCCACCGGCGAGTCCGCTTGGGGGCCGGCGACGATGCGGCCGTTCTTTCTTTTGGAAAAGAGAATCTGCTTTTCACCTGCGACGGGGTGGTGGAGAACGTTCATTTCGACCTGCAATACTTTTCCGTCTTTGACGTCGGCTGGCGGCTGGCCTGCGGCAATCTCTCCGACATCGCCGCCATGGGAGGAAAACCGCTGGCGGCTGTCATCACCCTGGGGGTGCGAAAGGGGCTTTCCGAAAAAAGCATTTTTGAAACGTATAAAGGGATTTCGACTTTGCTGTCAAAATACGGCGGCTCGATCGTCGGCGGGGACATCGTTCGTTCCGGGGAATTTTTTATGGATATGGCGATGGTGGGAATTGCCGGCAGGCGGTTTTTCACCCGTTCCGGCGCCGAACCGGGGCAATTGGTCGTCGTAACCGGCGAGCTGGGGCGATCGCTTTTAGGATTTAAGTTGCTTTCAAAATCGAAGAAACGAAGTTTGTCCGCATTAACAGAAAAACATTTGCGGCCCAATCCGCGGCTTTTGGAGTCCGGCTTTCTTGCCTCTCGAATCAAAGTCGGCGGAATGATTGACATCTCGGACGGGCTGTCCTCCGAACTGCACCATCTGCGGGAAGCGAGCGGGGTGGGGTTCGTCATCGAGGAAGAGAAGCTCCCCCTGCATCCGGCTTTGGTTAAAGAAGCACGAGAACTCGATTTGTCGGCCACCGAATTGGCTTTGAGCTCCGGGGAGGAATACGAACTTTTGTTCACCTGTCCCGCTTCGGAAGAAAAAAAACTTTTGGCCTACAATCGCGGGCATCGGAAGGTTCCGTTTACCGTAATCGGGT encodes:
- the thiL gene encoding thiamine-phosphate kinase, with amino-acid sequence MLSEFGLIEKFKRILKTGHRRVRLGAGDDAAVLSFGKENLLFTCDGVVENVHFDLQYFSVFDVGWRLACGNLSDIAAMGGKPLAAVITLGVRKGLSEKSIFETYKGISTLLSKYGGSIVGGDIVRSGEFFMDMAMVGIAGRRFFTRSGAEPGQLVVVTGELGRSLLGFKLLSKSKKRSLSALTEKHLRPNPRLLESGFLASRIKVGGMIDISDGLSSELHHLREASGVGFVIEEEKLPLHPALVKEARELDLSATELALSSGEEYELLFTCPASEEKKLLAYNRGHRKVPFTVIGWTVKGPKKVSMKERGGKIIEIIPTGFRHF